The Hymenobacter sp. GOD-10R genome includes a window with the following:
- a CDS encoding TPM domain-containing protein, producing MKSPLTPEQEAALVAAIRQAEITTSGEIRVHLEDTCPTPEPLDRAAQVFAELGMHRTAQRNGVLFYLAWQTRQFAVIGDSGINSAVPDDFWEVTKEAVLNYFRTNDYVNGLDKGIRLVGEQLRRYFPYDAATDRNELDDSISFGDSTPPHA from the coding sequence ATGAAAAGCCCTCTTACGCCGGAACAAGAGGCTGCGCTTGTGGCCGCAATCCGGCAGGCCGAAATCACTACTTCCGGCGAAATCCGGGTTCACCTAGAAGATACCTGCCCTACGCCCGAGCCACTCGACCGCGCCGCGCAGGTGTTTGCCGAGCTAGGTATGCATCGCACCGCTCAGCGCAACGGAGTCTTGTTCTACCTAGCCTGGCAAACGCGCCAGTTTGCCGTCATCGGCGACTCAGGCATCAACTCTGCCGTGCCCGACGATTTTTGGGAAGTGACGAAAGAAGCCGTGCTCAACTATTTCCGAACTAACGATTACGTGAACGGTTTGGACAAAGGCATCCGGCTAGTCGGGGAGCAGCTCCGACGCTATTTCCCATATGACGCGGCCACCGACCGCAATGAACTCGACGATTCCATCTCGTTTGGCGACTCCACGCCGCCACATGCATGA
- a CDS encoding carboxymuconolactone decarboxylase family protein: MRLNMQQIEPEAYKAMFALEKYLSTSKLTAIQKELIKMRASQINGCAFCLNMHARDARKIGETEQRLYLLSAWRETTLFTPEERALLALTEEVTLIGQAHVSDATYQQAAALFDEHTLAQAIMAIVVINAWNRIAITTELPVEA; this comes from the coding sequence ATGCGACTCAACATGCAGCAAATCGAGCCGGAGGCCTACAAAGCCATGTTTGCTCTGGAGAAATACCTGAGTACGAGCAAGCTCACCGCCATTCAGAAAGAGCTCATCAAAATGCGGGCTTCCCAGATCAATGGTTGCGCCTTTTGCCTCAACATGCACGCGCGCGACGCTCGCAAAATTGGCGAAACTGAGCAGCGCTTGTACCTGCTCTCGGCCTGGCGCGAAACTACTTTGTTTACGCCCGAAGAACGAGCATTGCTAGCTCTCACAGAAGAGGTGACCCTTATTGGTCAGGCCCATGTGTCGGATGCTACCTATCAGCAAGCAGCTGCGCTGTTTGATGAGCACACGCTGGCGCAGGCCATCATGGCCATTGTGGTCATTAACGCCTGGAACCGTATTGCTATTACCACGGAGCTACCGGTGGAAGCCTAG
- a CDS encoding DUF4394 domain-containing protein — MKNLFSLRKLAFVGALFFALTSCDDDGEFPGYNGTLDVPFYALEDGVRLTAFSAGNPQTPASAAPITGLQTGETILGIDFRPATGQLYGLGSTSRLYVINPATGAARQIGAGPFTPALSGSIAGFDFNPTVDRIRLVTSNGQNLRLNPETGTVAATDGNINGAAGASIAAVAYTGNTAGATSTTLYDIDVTSQKLYKQLPPNDGTLVEVGSLNLAISGEGGFDIAPETDKALGLFKVGGKATLFSVDLATGKATVVTVYNKSYTGIAIPTQPVAYAVNASNSLLIFNPDKPTTSIAKPITGLANGESIVGIDFRPVNGQLYAVSSNSRVLTLNTSSGAAAVVATLSTPLVGNSFGVDFNPTVDRIRIVSNTGQNLRVNPADGVAIVDGALNPGTPAVTGAAYTNNFAGATTTMLYDIDVNTDKLYLQNPPNNGTLVEVGSLGVNVEAANGFDIGGTSNTPYALLTSGGSTKLYRINPNTGAATATGDFNGSATGFALGLGF, encoded by the coding sequence ATGAAAAACCTTTTCAGCTTACGGAAGCTAGCTTTTGTGGGGGCACTGTTCTTTGCTCTAACTAGCTGCGACGATGACGGTGAATTTCCAGGCTACAATGGCACGCTTGATGTACCCTTTTATGCGCTAGAAGACGGCGTGCGCCTCACAGCCTTTTCCGCTGGCAATCCGCAGACTCCCGCCAGCGCGGCTCCCATCACAGGTTTGCAAACCGGCGAAACCATCCTTGGCATCGACTTCCGCCCGGCAACGGGCCAGTTATATGGCCTAGGTAGCACCAGCCGCCTGTACGTTATCAATCCGGCCACAGGCGCAGCACGCCAAATTGGTGCGGGCCCCTTCACACCGGCCCTAAGCGGTTCCATCGCCGGCTTCGATTTCAACCCTACCGTTGACCGAATCCGCTTGGTGACCAGCAATGGTCAGAACCTACGCTTGAACCCAGAGACTGGTACCGTAGCTGCCACCGATGGCAACATCAACGGCGCCGCCGGAGCTAGCATTGCGGCCGTGGCTTACACCGGTAACACTGCGGGTGCTACTTCTACCACCCTCTACGATATTGACGTAACCTCCCAAAAGCTTTACAAGCAGCTGCCGCCCAACGACGGTACGCTGGTAGAAGTTGGCTCTTTGAACCTTGCCATCTCCGGCGAAGGAGGCTTTGATATCGCACCCGAAACCGACAAAGCGTTAGGCCTCTTTAAAGTGGGTGGCAAAGCGACGCTCTTCTCCGTTGATCTAGCTACAGGCAAGGCTACCGTTGTTACGGTGTACAACAAGTCGTACACCGGCATTGCTATTCCGACGCAGCCAGTGGCCTACGCGGTTAATGCTAGCAATAGCCTCCTGATTTTCAACCCTGACAAACCGACCACCAGCATTGCCAAGCCCATTACGGGTCTAGCTAATGGTGAGTCGATTGTGGGCATTGACTTCCGACCTGTAAATGGCCAGCTGTATGCAGTAAGCAGCAATAGCCGGGTACTGACCCTGAATACCTCGTCAGGAGCCGCCGCCGTGGTGGCAACTCTAAGCACTCCGCTCGTAGGCAATTCCTTCGGTGTCGATTTCAACCCGACCGTTGACCGCATCCGCATCGTGAGCAACACCGGTCAGAACCTACGCGTGAACCCCGCCGATGGTGTGGCGATTGTGGACGGCGCCCTAAACCCCGGCACACCTGCCGTAACCGGTGCGGCCTACACCAACAACTTCGCCGGCGCTACTACCACGATGCTGTATGACATCGACGTGAACACAGACAAACTCTACCTCCAGAACCCGCCAAACAACGGCACGCTAGTAGAGGTAGGCAGCCTAGGAGTGAACGTGGAAGCCGCTAACGGCTTCGACATCGGCGGCACCAGCAACACGCCCTACGCCCTGCTCACCTCGGGTGGCAGCACTAAGCTCTACCGCATCAATCCGAACACCGGTGCCGCCACGGCCACCGGCGACTTCAACGGCTCGGCCACTGGCTTCGCACTGGGCCTAGGTTTCTAA
- a CDS encoding sugar phosphate nucleotidyltransferase, protein MKAVIPVAGIGSRLRPHTHTQPKSLVPVAGNTILGHIIDRLLGAGVQDFVFIIGYLGEKVESYVRRQYPQIKSTFVVQEPREGIGHALWIAREEFRYNAEGILILLGDTIVDVDLGAVLQMPGTVLGVREVKTPTLFGLVETGPGGRVTKVIEKPKIPKSNYAMVGLYKIAHPERLVDALGQLIEQEHRTHGEFQLTDALMTLIQEGEEMTTVSVDNWFDCGRKETLLEANARLLNRPEFMRTESLPEFPNTIIIPPVSIGKNCQISCSIIGPNVAIGDRTIVENTILADSIIGSYSELRQAVLHDCIVGSDASFRGLNHSLNIGDNTEIDYS, encoded by the coding sequence ATGAAAGCTGTCATTCCCGTTGCCGGCATCGGCTCTCGCCTACGTCCGCATACGCATACTCAGCCCAAGTCGCTGGTGCCCGTTGCTGGTAATACCATCCTGGGGCATATCATCGACCGGCTTCTGGGCGCTGGCGTTCAGGACTTTGTATTTATCATTGGCTACCTAGGTGAAAAGGTAGAGAGTTATGTGCGCCGCCAATATCCACAGATAAAATCCACCTTCGTGGTGCAGGAGCCTCGCGAAGGCATTGGTCATGCTTTGTGGATTGCCCGTGAAGAATTTCGCTACAACGCAGAAGGCATCCTCATTTTACTGGGTGATACCATTGTTGATGTCGACCTAGGTGCCGTGCTGCAAATGCCAGGCACCGTGCTCGGGGTAAGAGAAGTTAAAACCCCAACCCTTTTCGGTTTGGTGGAAACCGGACCCGGTGGTCGCGTCACGAAAGTGATAGAAAAGCCGAAAATTCCGAAGTCCAACTATGCCATGGTTGGGCTGTACAAAATTGCTCATCCTGAACGGTTAGTTGACGCCTTGGGGCAGTTGATTGAGCAGGAGCACCGCACGCACGGCGAGTTTCAGCTAACGGATGCACTGATGACGCTGATTCAGGAAGGGGAGGAGATGACGACCGTTTCGGTGGATAACTGGTTTGACTGTGGCCGCAAAGAGACGTTGCTTGAAGCCAACGCCCGCTTGCTGAACCGGCCCGAGTTTATGCGGACGGAGTCGCTGCCTGAGTTTCCGAACACCATTATTATTCCGCCGGTGAGCATTGGCAAGAACTGCCAGATTTCCTGCTCGATCATCGGCCCTAACGTTGCCATCGGCGACAGAACGATTGTGGAGAACACCATATTGGCGGATTCGATTATTGGCTCCTACAGCGAGTTGCGCCAAGCCGTGCTCCACGATTGCATTGTCGGCTCCGACGCTTCGTTCCGTGGTCTGAACCACAGCCTGAACATCGGCGACAATACGGAGATTGACTATAGCTAG
- a CDS encoding outer membrane beta-barrel protein: MPETESAQRVKQFVADEPPGEKAAVRFGARLGANITNTNFNQGFPKPVVSVETTWKAGVMAGFFWQIPLRKNLFLQQEYLFSQMGGAEKSTGTTYQLRYLSLPLLLQYKPLSKLAFVVGPQFDLLLQAKERTNGTTTTITHDTEERSFGATAGLEFYITNGFSLQARYMQGLNHIGIGQRSDVQEFKHQMVQVATAIRF, from the coding sequence ATGCCTGAAACAGAGAGTGCTCAGCGTGTTAAGCAATTTGTTGCCGATGAACCACCAGGGGAGAAAGCAGCCGTGCGATTTGGCGCCAGACTAGGCGCGAACATCACCAATACGAATTTCAACCAAGGCTTTCCAAAACCAGTAGTATCTGTCGAAACGACTTGGAAGGCGGGCGTAATGGCGGGTTTCTTTTGGCAGATTCCGCTGCGCAAAAACCTGTTTCTTCAGCAGGAGTACCTGTTTTCGCAAATGGGTGGCGCCGAGAAAAGTACGGGCACCACGTACCAATTGCGTTATCTGTCGTTGCCTCTGCTTTTGCAGTACAAGCCACTATCAAAGCTAGCTTTCGTAGTTGGGCCCCAGTTTGACTTGCTTCTCCAGGCAAAAGAGCGCACCAATGGTACGACCACAACCATCACGCACGATACCGAGGAGCGCAGCTTTGGTGCTACGGCTGGGCTGGAGTTTTATATCACCAACGGCTTCAGCCTGCAAGCTCGGTACATGCAGGGTTTAAACCACATTGGTATCGGGCAACGGTCGGATGTACAAGAATTTAAGCACCAAATGGTGCAGGTCGCAACGGCTATTCGGTTTTAA
- a CDS encoding DUF72 domain-containing protein encodes MPTYYIGCSGFSYRDWKGILYPEGLPPRKWFEYYTQHFNTLEVNVTFYRMPELKVFEDWYVKSPADYHFAVKAPRQVTHYKKFNAEAQPILADFYGMVQEGLREKLGPVLFQLPPKAAYTDELLQRILDSLDPAFTNVVEFRHPSWWEGEVYRELARYHVTFVSQSHPQPLPDEVVANTEVLYYRFHGVPELYTTPYTPEFLQRVADEVRAAPQVKEVYLYFNNGIGGAGVENARQMQKLLGSSADILL; translated from the coding sequence ATGCCCACCTACTATATCGGCTGCTCTGGCTTTTCTTATCGCGACTGGAAAGGCATCCTGTACCCAGAAGGCTTGCCCCCGCGCAAGTGGTTTGAGTACTACACCCAGCACTTCAACACGCTGGAGGTGAATGTTACTTTCTACCGCATGCCGGAGTTGAAAGTGTTTGAAGATTGGTACGTCAAGAGCCCAGCTGATTACCATTTTGCGGTAAAGGCGCCGCGCCAAGTCACGCATTACAAGAAGTTCAATGCGGAAGCTCAGCCGATCTTAGCCGACTTCTACGGCATGGTGCAGGAGGGATTGCGCGAAAAGCTAGGTCCAGTGTTGTTCCAACTGCCACCCAAAGCTGCTTACACCGACGAACTACTTCAGCGCATCCTCGATAGCCTCGACCCAGCCTTTACAAACGTGGTAGAGTTTCGGCACCCAAGCTGGTGGGAAGGTGAGGTATACCGCGAGTTAGCTCGCTACCATGTAACATTCGTGAGCCAGAGCCATCCGCAGCCATTGCCCGACGAAGTGGTGGCCAATACGGAGGTGCTTTACTACCGCTTCCATGGCGTGCCGGAACTGTACACCACGCCCTATACGCCCGAGTTCTTGCAGCGCGTAGCTGATGAGGTACGCGCTGCTCCTCAGGTGAAGGAAGTCTATTTGTATTTCAACAACGGCATTGGTGGGGCTGGTGTAGAGAATGCTCGTCAGATGCAGAAGCTGTTGGGCTCTAGCGCTGACATACTATTGTAG
- a CDS encoding barstar family protein — translation MTIDLRGISSKPAFHELVKRELGFPEWYGVGWASWDAFWDCIVAVVQMPQQLTFINWEEFAETCPKDMGILRQVIKDYEEYRPAYRMSLA, via the coding sequence ATGACCATTGATCTGCGCGGCATCAGCAGCAAACCAGCCTTTCACGAGCTAGTTAAGCGCGAGCTAGGTTTTCCGGAGTGGTATGGAGTTGGGTGGGCAAGTTGGGATGCCTTCTGGGACTGCATTGTGGCGGTGGTGCAAATGCCGCAGCAGCTGACGTTCATCAACTGGGAGGAATTTGCGGAGACGTGCCCCAAGGACATGGGCATCTTGCGGCAAGTGATAAAGGACTACGAAGAGTACCGGCCAGCTTACCGCATGAGCCTAGCTTGA
- a CDS encoding Crp/Fnr family transcriptional regulator, with translation MYAPLLAHIARYVTLTEAEANTLLSYLKPQTVARKEYVVTEGQVCLANYFVLRGCLRTYLLNEKGGEQTIQFGIENWWLTDYASLDNHAPSQFFIQAVENTEVVVFEKRVQEEVFSQVPKLERYFRIILQKSAAAALFRIKFLFSLSGEARYHHFNNAFPGFVQRVPQYMLASYLNFTPEFLSKIRAKVGHT, from the coding sequence ATGTACGCGCCCCTGCTCGCCCACATTGCCCGCTACGTCACGCTGACGGAAGCTGAGGCCAACACGCTGCTCTCGTATCTAAAACCGCAGACTGTCGCTCGCAAAGAGTATGTAGTAACAGAAGGTCAGGTGTGCCTAGCCAATTACTTTGTGCTGCGGGGCTGCCTGCGCACGTATCTGCTGAACGAAAAGGGCGGTGAGCAAACCATTCAGTTTGGCATCGAAAATTGGTGGCTCACCGACTACGCCAGCCTCGACAATCACGCGCCTTCTCAGTTCTTTATTCAGGCCGTCGAAAACACGGAAGTGGTTGTGTTTGAGAAGCGCGTGCAAGAAGAAGTATTCAGCCAAGTGCCGAAGCTAGAGCGGTACTTTCGCATCATTCTTCAGAAGTCGGCGGCCGCCGCGCTGTTTCGGATCAAGTTCTTGTTCAGTTTGTCGGGAGAGGCTAGGTATCACCACTTCAACAATGCGTTTCCTGGGTTTGTACAGCGCGTGCCGCAGTATATGCTAGCTTCTTATCTGAACTTCACGCCCGAGTTTCTGAGTAAGATCCGGGCGAAAGTGGGGCATACCTAG
- a CDS encoding LemA family protein encodes MKRFVLYFFGLVILLTQSSCGYNGMVERDQAVKGQWAKVQSSYQRRNDLIPNLVNTVKGAANFEKGTLTDVINARAKATSVQLSSDDLTPENIKRFQEAQSQVSSGLGRLLAVSENYPDLKANANFQELQAQIEGTENRINVERNRFNDVTNDYNGYVKSFPNNIFAGMFGFKEKPYFEADASAQKAPTVQF; translated from the coding sequence ATGAAACGTTTTGTTCTGTATTTCTTTGGCTTAGTAATTCTGCTCACGCAGTCGTCTTGTGGCTACAATGGCATGGTCGAGCGCGACCAGGCGGTAAAAGGCCAATGGGCCAAAGTGCAAAGCAGCTACCAGCGTCGTAACGACCTTATTCCGAACCTAGTAAACACCGTAAAAGGTGCTGCCAACTTCGAAAAAGGTACCTTGACAGACGTTATCAACGCCCGCGCCAAGGCTACCAGCGTGCAGCTTTCAAGCGATGATCTGACCCCCGAAAACATTAAGCGCTTTCAAGAAGCACAAAGCCAAGTTAGCTCAGGCCTAGGTCGATTGCTGGCTGTATCAGAAAACTACCCTGACCTGAAAGCCAACGCCAACTTCCAGGAGTTGCAAGCCCAAATTGAAGGCACCGAAAACCGCATCAACGTAGAGCGCAACCGCTTCAACGACGTCACGAACGACTACAACGGCTACGTAAAGTCGTTCCCGAACAACATTTTTGCGGGCATGTTCGGCTTTAAAGAGAAGCCCTACTTCGAAGCCGACGCTAGTGCTCAGAAAGCACCTACCGTTCAGTTCTAA
- a CDS encoding prolyl oligopeptidase family serine peptidase, whose protein sequence is MKKRFIALAALSLSSQAYAQYTQTAIKTLPYPQAKKVDTVNTYFGTKVPDPYRWLENDQAADTKAWVQAENKVTQGYLAQIPYRDAIRKRLETLWNYEKFGAPFKEGKYTYFTKNTGLQSQSAVYRQVGNGAPELFLDPNTFSKDGTTSLAGIDFTKDGSMAAYLISEGGSDWRKVIVLKAADKAIVGDTLTDVKFSGIAWKGNDGFYYSSYDKPKVGSQLAGMTQHHKLYYHKLGTPQSTDKLIFGGEQTPRRYINASLTEDQRFLVITAANTTTGNELYVQDLSKPGSAITQVVDNFESEADVIDNVGSKLYIFTNLQAPNFRVVTVDAANPKPANWKDLIPETKNVLSVSTVGGKIFAKYLKDATSLVEQYDMTGKKERTIQLPSVGSASGFGGKKEEKETYYTFTSYIYPPTIFKYDLATGKSTVFKKPTVQFDPTKFESKQVFYTSKDGTKVPMIITYKKGVAMNGKNPTLLYAYGGFGVSVTPSFSTSNIVLLENGGIYAVPNLRGGGEYGENWHLAGTKLKKQNVFDDYIAAAEYLVKNNYTSKDYLAISGGSNGGLLVGATMTQHPEMFKVAFPAVGVMDMLRYNKFTAGAGWAYDYGTAEDSKEMFEYLYKYSPYHAIKPASYPATLVTTADHDDRVVPAHSFKFGQRLQESQQGTAPILIRIETKAGHGAGRSTAQVISEQTDKWAFMFHNMGVKYPAATN, encoded by the coding sequence ATGAAAAAACGCTTTATTGCCCTTGCTGCGCTGTCGTTAAGCAGCCAAGCGTATGCCCAATACACCCAAACGGCCATCAAGACGCTGCCTTACCCGCAAGCCAAGAAGGTAGACACCGTCAACACGTACTTCGGCACGAAGGTACCCGACCCCTACCGCTGGCTCGAGAACGACCAGGCCGCCGACACCAAAGCGTGGGTGCAGGCCGAAAACAAAGTCACCCAGGGCTACCTAGCTCAAATTCCGTATCGTGACGCCATTCGCAAGCGTCTCGAAACGCTGTGGAACTACGAGAAGTTTGGGGCTCCTTTCAAAGAGGGCAAGTACACCTACTTCACCAAGAATACGGGCTTACAAAGCCAATCAGCGGTATATCGCCAAGTGGGCAATGGCGCACCGGAGCTGTTTCTTGACCCTAATACGTTCTCGAAAGACGGCACCACCTCCCTGGCCGGCATCGACTTCACCAAGGATGGCAGCATGGCCGCGTACCTGATTTCGGAAGGCGGCTCCGACTGGCGCAAAGTGATTGTGCTGAAAGCGGCTGATAAAGCAATAGTCGGCGACACGCTTACCGACGTGAAGTTCTCGGGCATTGCCTGGAAAGGTAACGACGGCTTCTACTACAGCAGCTACGACAAGCCCAAAGTAGGCAGCCAACTAGCCGGCATGACGCAACACCACAAGCTTTATTACCATAAGCTAGGTACGCCGCAAAGCACTGATAAGTTGATCTTCGGCGGCGAGCAAACGCCTCGGCGTTATATTAATGCTAGCCTCACGGAAGACCAGCGCTTCTTGGTTATCACGGCCGCTAACACCACAACCGGCAACGAGTTGTACGTGCAAGACCTAAGCAAGCCGGGTAGCGCCATCACGCAGGTCGTAGATAATTTCGAGAGCGAAGCCGACGTAATTGACAATGTGGGTAGCAAGCTCTACATCTTCACCAACCTGCAAGCGCCTAATTTCCGCGTGGTGACCGTAGACGCAGCCAACCCTAAGCCTGCTAACTGGAAAGATTTGATTCCGGAGACGAAGAATGTGCTGAGCGTGTCGACAGTGGGCGGAAAAATCTTTGCCAAGTACCTGAAAGACGCTACCTCTTTGGTAGAGCAGTACGACATGACGGGCAAAAAGGAACGCACCATTCAGCTGCCTTCTGTCGGCTCGGCGAGCGGCTTCGGTGGCAAGAAAGAGGAGAAGGAGACGTACTACACGTTCACGTCGTACATCTACCCGCCCACCATCTTCAAGTACGACCTAGCTACTGGCAAGTCGACGGTATTCAAGAAGCCCACCGTGCAGTTCGACCCCACTAAGTTTGAGTCGAAGCAAGTATTCTACACTTCGAAGGACGGCACCAAGGTTCCGATGATCATCACCTACAAGAAAGGGGTGGCGATGAACGGCAAGAACCCCACGCTGCTCTACGCCTATGGTGGCTTCGGTGTGAGCGTGACGCCTAGCTTCAGCACCTCCAATATTGTGCTACTAGAAAACGGTGGCATCTACGCGGTACCCAACTTGCGTGGCGGCGGCGAATACGGCGAAAATTGGCACCTAGCTGGCACCAAGCTCAAGAAGCAAAATGTATTCGACGACTACATTGCCGCCGCTGAGTACTTGGTGAAAAACAACTACACCTCTAAGGACTACCTAGCTATTTCGGGCGGTTCGAATGGCGGCCTGCTGGTAGGCGCCACCATGACCCAGCACCCCGAGATGTTCAAAGTAGCCTTCCCGGCCGTGGGCGTGATGGACATGCTACGCTACAACAAGTTCACGGCCGGTGCGGGCTGGGCCTACGACTACGGCACCGCCGAGGACTCGAAGGAGATGTTTGAGTATCTCTACAAGTATTCGCCTTACCATGCCATCAAGCCAGCCTCCTACCCTGCCACGCTCGTTACCACCGCCGACCACGACGACCGGGTAGTACCCGCGCACTCCTTCAAGTTCGGTCAGCGTTTACAAGAAAGCCAACAAGGCACTGCACCTATTCTAATTCGCATCGAAACCAAAGCCGGCCACGGCGCAGGTCGCTCTACCGCCCAGGTTATCAGCGAACAGACCGACAAGTGGGCCTTCATGTTCCACAATATGGGCGTGAAGTACCCAGCCGCCACTAATTAA
- a CDS encoding TPM domain-containing protein has translation MSSTSSLPISANRWFGPLLAILLLVAGLLPSAVAQNVPPRPSPPRLVNDLANMLRPDEVEALERKLVAYNDSTSSQIAVVTVPTLGDDEIADYAQRIYKTWGIGQKGKDNGVLVLVAKQERAARIQTGYGLEGAVPDALAKRIISSTIVPAFREQRYYDGLNTATDELIALAKGEYKAPPQAQGSADNGDTSGSGWTFWLIIGMLILFVLLRSRGGGGGGGGGRRSRGFGGTFIPPIIFGDFSGGRGVFGGGGGFGGGGGGGFGGFGGGNSGGGGASGNW, from the coding sequence ATGAGCAGCACATCCTCTCTCCCTATTTCCGCGAACCGCTGGTTTGGGCCGCTGCTAGCTATTCTGTTGCTCGTCGCTGGCCTCTTGCCATCGGCGGTAGCGCAAAATGTGCCGCCCCGTCCTTCGCCCCCACGCCTCGTCAATGACCTAGCCAACATGCTCCGCCCCGATGAAGTGGAGGCGCTGGAGCGTAAGTTGGTCGCTTACAATGATTCCACTTCCTCGCAGATTGCCGTCGTGACGGTGCCAACACTGGGCGACGACGAAATTGCGGACTATGCCCAGCGCATTTACAAAACTTGGGGCATTGGGCAGAAAGGCAAGGATAACGGTGTCCTAGTTCTGGTTGCGAAGCAAGAGCGTGCCGCCCGCATTCAGACCGGCTATGGCCTCGAAGGGGCCGTGCCCGATGCGCTGGCAAAGCGTATTATCTCTAGCACCATCGTGCCGGCCTTCCGCGAGCAACGCTACTACGATGGTCTCAACACGGCTACCGACGAGCTAATTGCCCTGGCAAAAGGCGAGTACAAAGCGCCGCCGCAAGCCCAGGGCTCCGCTGACAACGGCGATACCAGCGGCTCGGGCTGGACGTTCTGGTTGATCATCGGCATGCTGATCCTCTTCGTGCTGCTTCGCTCCCGAGGCGGTGGCGGCGGTGGGGGCGGCGGACGACGCAGCCGGGGCTTCGGCGGTACGTTCATTCCGCCCATCATCTTCGGCGACTTTAGCGGCGGCCGCGGCGTGTTTGGCGGCGGGGGCGGCTTTGGTGGTGGAGGCGGTGGAGGTTTTGGCGGCTTTGGTGGAGGCAACTCTGGCGGCGGCGGCGCTAGCGGCAACTGGTAG